In one Camelus ferus isolate YT-003-E chromosome 14, BCGSAC_Cfer_1.0, whole genome shotgun sequence genomic region, the following are encoded:
- the TEX29 gene encoding testis-expressed protein 29 yields MRYAPEFKKSPSHLLKKFAVCDIPLYDICDYNVTRDRCKELGCCFYKGVCYEKAVPIYVQVFSALVVVIAGAFVITVICRVVQERWREKEVPTEIPVSSKPSTKVETVVPAEQPASKASSTDRTHKSWDTSGEYATWTMEEEYETED; encoded by the exons ATGAGATATGCACCAGAATTCAAGAAGTCCCCATCGCACCTCCTGAAGAAATTTGCAG TGTGCGACATTCCTCTGTATGACATATGTGACTACAACGTCACCAGGGATCGCTGCAAGGAACTCGGGTGCTGCTTCTACAAAGGCGTCTGCTACGAGAAAGCTGTTCCCA TTTATGTGCAGGTGTTTTCTGCCTTGGTCGTGGTCATCGCCGGGGCCTTCGTCATCACCGTGATCTGCAG AGTTGTCCAAGAGaggtggagggaaaaggaagtcCCTACGGAAATACCTGTGTCATCCAAGCCCAGCACTAAAGTTGAGACGGTGGTCCCCGCTGAGCAGCCGGCGTCGAAGGCTTCAAGCACAGACCGGACACACAAGAGCTGGGACACCAGCGGGGAGTATG CAACATGGACAATGGAAGAAGAATATGAAACGGAGGACTGA